In the genome of Curtobacterium sp. MCLR17_036, the window CTCCCTCCCGACATCTCCGTCCGCTGACCTCGTCGTCAGCGGACCTCCCGTACCGAGCCGATCGCAGGCCGATCGCGCTCCGGTCGCGGCGGACCCACCGATCACCGGTCGACCCGTCGTCGCACACCTGACGTGCGACGGTCGGTCGACGACGATCGGGGTCCGACGGTGTCGAGGAGCAGTCTGACGCTCGCGGTCCGTGCATTCCCGTACCGCACCGTCCGGCATTCCCTGACGGTCGCGGCGCGCATTCCTGCGCATTCCCGTCGTCGCCCGACGACGGGTGTTTCCGTCGTGCCCGCGTGCCGGGCAGCTCCGTCGTGCCCGAAAGGCATCATCGTGTCCGTCAAGACCACCACCCGTCCACCCGATCTCCACCCGGCGCCGCGCCGGGTCTCCCTCGCCGACCGACTCGCGCTCCGCGTCGGTCTGGCCCTCATCATCTGGAGCCGCCGCACCCGCCGGGTCCGGCCGCGACTCGACCCGTCGACGCTCCTCCGCCTGCAGCGCGAACGGCAAGCCCGCGAGGACCGCTGGCTGCAGCAGGCCGCCGCCCCACTGCGCCAGTGGCGGTGACGGCGGCACCGTGGTGCTGCTCGCGTCGGACTGCGGGCGCCGCGGCGGTCGGGTGCTCGGGTGCAGTTCCGCGCGTCGGGAGCTGTTCCGCGCGTGGTGAGGCGTTTCGCGCGTAGGAGGCCGTTCCTTCCGGCCCCCTACGCGCGGTTCCGCTTCCTATGCCGCGCGCGATGGGACAGAACGTGTGCGGCGGGGGTGAGGCGTGCCTCCAGAGCCCGTCGCCGGCTCGTTGGTAGTCCGTTCCTTCCGGCCTCCTACGCGCGGTTCCGCTTCCCGTGCCGCACGCGATGGGACGGAAAGTGCGCGGCGGGGGTGGGCCGTGCCTCCCTCGTCCGTCGCCGTCGGCGGTCTCGCGCATGGTGAGCTGTTCCGCGCGTGGGCAGCCGTTCGTTCCTGCTCCCGACGCGCGGTTCTGCTTCCCATGCCGCGTGCGATGGGACGGAACGTGCGCGGCGGGGGTGACGACGACCACCGCACGACCGGAGTCACCTCGAACCACGCCGTCGCACGGGCCGACGTGACCTCTGTCGTGCGCAGCGCATCCGCGCCAGGCGCTGCACCGGGACCGGCCTGTGCGTCCGCACCCGCGCGGCCACCGTGTCGGACGCACCCCGGGCCTCCCGTACCGTTGTCGGGTGACCGAAACCGCAGCTGCACTCGTCGAACGCCTCACCGCCCTCGTGCCGGACTTCCCGAAGCCGGGGGTGCTGTTCCGCGACGTGACGCCGGTGTTCTCGGACGCCGTCGCGTTCGGCCGCGTGTGCGAGGCACTCGCAGCACCGTTCGCGGTGGGGGCCGGGTTCGACGCCGTCGCCGGCATCGAGGCCCGGGGCTTCGCCCTCGCCGGCGGCATCGCCGCCCAGCACCAGGTCGGCGTGCTGACCGTGCGGAAGGCCGGCAAGCTGCCCGGCGAGGTGCTCAGCGAGCAGTACGCGCTCGAGTACGGCGAGGCCGAGCTCGAGCTCCGGCCCGGGCAGCTGCCCGCCGGCACCCGCGTGCTCGTGGTGGACGACGTGCTCGCCACCGGGGGGACCGGAGCCGCCACCATCACGCTGCTCGAACGCGCCGGCTACCAGGCGATCGGCTTCGCCGCGCTGCTCGAGCTCGACGGGCTGTCCGGGCGCGAGCGGCTCGAGCCGCGCCTGCCCGTCGCGACGCTCGGTGCCGTCCCGGCCTGATTGCACAGGCGCGTTCGCGGGCCCCGCGTGCGCACTAGTCTTGACGCACCAATTCGATCGAGGAGTCCCATCATCGTGACCGAGTCAGTCGCCCCCGCGCCCGCAGAGCTTCCCCAGGCACCCGAGCCCCGGACC includes:
- a CDS encoding adenine phosphoribosyltransferase; protein product: MTETAAALVERLTALVPDFPKPGVLFRDVTPVFSDAVAFGRVCEALAAPFAVGAGFDAVAGIEARGFALAGGIAAQHQVGVLTVRKAGKLPGEVLSEQYALEYGEAELELRPGQLPAGTRVLVVDDVLATGGTGAATITLLERAGYQAIGFAALLELDGLSGRERLEPRLPVATLGAVPA